TAGCCAGATGAATTTTATGATGTATAAACCGTTAGTATATATCAGTAAAACAGATGGGATTGACTATGCCAAATCGCTGGCAACCAATATCCAATATAATAGTTCAGGCACGCGCTATATCATCACATTAGGTTCTAAATACCGTTGGTCAAACGGTCGGCCTGTTACCGCTCAAGATGTGGTATTTACTTGGGATATTATCAAAGCGGCCAGTGAAAATAATGCACCATGGTCTTATGGGGGTGCGGGGGGCGGAGGAATTCCCTCAGATTGGACAAGCGTGCAAGCTGTCGGTTCCAATAAGGTGGTGGTCACCTTAGCTCATCCGGCCAACCAATCGTGGTTTATCCATAATGGCCTCGCCCAAATTATTCCTGTCCCCAAAAGTGCGTGGGACAAGTATCCTGGTAACATGAACCAAGAACTGACCTATATCAAAAGCATTGCCAATGTCCCTACGGCTGCTCCCTTCAAAATCGTCGACGGGCCGTTTCAGTTTTCTCAAATGCAGCCCAACAATTATTGGGCGTTTACCCCCAATCCGCATTACGGCGGTAAAAAAGCGACGATTAAAAAGATTGAATTTCAATACGAAACGTCGTCGGCGAATGAATTTGCCGGCTTGAAAACCGGCACAGTTGATGTTGGATATCTACCACCATCTTTATGGGATTCCAAATCCTCCTTAAGCCATGTCGACCGATATTGGAGTGGCTATGCTTTTGGCTTTAATATGGCACGGGTTAATCAAAGTCCCGATGCCTTGGGAGGATTGGGGCCGGTCTTCAGTCAACGATATGTGCGGGCCGCGTTAGAAATGGGCATCGATCAAGAAGGTATTATTAACAGTTTCTATCATGGTCAAGGGGTCACAGAGGATGGCCCGGTGCCTTCCAAACCACCCACTCAATTTTATGATTCGGCGTTAAGCCAAGCTCCTTATCCCTTTAATCCGCAGGCTGGGAAAAAGTTGCTTGAAGAACACGGATGGCACATGGTTAACGGAGTGATGACCAAAAATGGTATTAAACTCGCATTTCCTCTCATCTATACATCCGGTAGCAACACTATTACCGACGTGGTGCAATTAGTAAAAACTGATTGGGCTAAAGAAGGCATCCAGGTTACTCTTGTGCCAGCACCGTTCGACAACGTGATTCAAACCATGCATTCGAACCCTGCCAAATGGGATGCCGCGTTTTGGGGTGGTGGGTGGACCTATCAACCCGATTATTACCCCACCGGAGGGGAATTGTTTGCAACGGGCTCTGCGGCCAATGCGGGTCATTACAATTCGGCGACGATGAATCGTCTCATCCAAGCCTCTTATGCTCCAGGTAGTCCTGCACAGACCAAAAGAGCATTATTTGCTTATGAAGCATGGGCTGTCAAAGATATACCGTATTTATGGTTTCCGTGGATTGCACAATTTAATGAAACGGCCAATACGGTCCACCATGTCGAGTCAACCTTCAACCCCATTACAGACTTGTACTATCCAAACTATTGGACGACAACAAAATAGACTGACTCCGGTAGACATACTGAACCCGCGGATTGATACCTTGTCCGCGGGTTTGCTTTCATCATGTCCATCATGACATTCTTCGTCTGCTGCCGGAGAAATCATAACGCGAATAGGGAGGTTGTCTCATAGCCTGAATTAACTAAAATCTATCCTCCGATGATTAACGATGATTAACTAAGATTTTCTCGGGGTATTCTCAGCTTTTTAAAGGTCAGCACGACGTCACGTTGACGTCACGGTAATGAAATTTGTCGATGGAGGTATTATGACCAGTACTAAGAACTCTGTTTCCTGGCCATAGCAATAGCATCTAAGAGAAGGGGTTTGAACAGTTTTAATTGAATCTATCCAAAACTATGCCATACTATCCATATGGACCGATTAGTAACGATAGGTGAAGCGTCAAAAGTGCTTGGCGTCTCCATCACCACACCCCGGCGCTGGGAAAAAGAAGGCCGTTTGCAACCGGATGCAATGACCCCCGGCGGTCACCGACGATATGATGTCGTCAAACTGCAAACTGCGTCCGGAATTATTCCGACTCCAACGCAGTGACAGAAAAACCGTCGCGTACGCAAGAGTTTCAAGTCATGATCAAAAGGAGGATTTAGAACGGCAAAAACAAGTTTTGGAAATGTATTGTGCTGCTCAAGGATGGACATATGAGGTCGTTGCTGATCTTGGATCAGGCATGAACGACCACAAGAAAGGCTTACAACGGCTATTGAATACCATTTTACCGGACGAAGTAGGCAGGTTGGTCATTACATATACCGATCGTCTCTTGCGTTTGGGAGCAGAACTGGTTTTTGCCCTTTGCGAGGCGAAAGAGGTGGAAGTGGTCATTCTCAATCAAAGCGAAGACACTCCGTTTGAAGAAGACCTTGCCAAGGATGTGCTGGAAATCATCACGGTATTTTCTGCACGCCTTTATGGTTCTCGTTCACGTAAGAATCAGAAATTGATCGCAGATATGAAAAAGGTGGTTGACGATGCGGAGAAGCCATCAAATTGCACTGGATCCTAATAACAAACACGCTACCTATTTTGCCAAAGCCTGTGGTGTAGCTCGGTTTGCCTACAACTGGGGGCTTGCACAGTGGAAGCGCCAATATGAGGCCGGTGAAAAACCCACGCAAGCTTCCCTTCGTCGGCAACTGAATGCCATCAAGCGTGAACAGTTCCCGTGGATGCTCGAAGTCACGAAAAACGCGCCACAAATGGCTTTGATTCACCTCGGTAATGCGTTCCAACGGTTTTTTCGAGGGGATGCGAAGTCTCCAACCTTCAAACAGAAAGGCGTTCATGACAGGTTCACGCTCACGAATGATCAGGTTGCCGTCAGTGACAAGCGTATACGTATTCCCCATCTCGGATGGGTACGAATGCGAGAAACCTTGCGGTTCTCTGGCAAGATCATGTCTGCCACCATTTCCCGAAAAGCAGACAAATGGTATGTCAGTATCACGGTAGACACGGAAGAGACGCCGGCGATGTGCGAAAACCAAGCGATAGTCGGCGTGGATTTGGGGGTCAACCGATTGGCTACGTTGTCTGACGGAACCTTTGTGACAGGCGCAAAGCCTCACCAGGCCCTTTTGAATCGTTTACGTCGATTGTCCCGTTCGCTATCTCGCAAGCACAAAGGCTCGAAAAACAGAGCAAAAGCCCAACTCAAATTCGCGAAGCTCCACGCAAAGATCGCCAATATCCGCCACGACGCACTGCATAAGCTCACGACCCGCTTAGCGAATCAATACGGCGTGATTGTCGTCGAAGATTTGAACGTCAAAGGAATGATGGCGAATCATCGTTTGGCAAGAGCTGTGGGAGACAGGGGCTTTCATGAGTTGCGTAGGCAGTTAGCGTATAAGACATCAATGCGTGGTGGACAACTCATCATTGTGGATCGCTGGTTTGCCTCCAGTAAAATATGTTCAGAGTGTGGGACGAAACAAAAAAATATGCCACTGTCGATACGCGAGTGGACATGCCCGGAGTGTGGAACCCATCATGATCGAGACGTGAATGCTGCAAGGAATCTGATGAAATGGGCCGTGAGTTCCACGGTGACAGCCTGTGGAGAGGACGTAAGACCTGCTATTGCAGAGGCAGCCTCAACGAAGCAGGAATTTAACGTCAAAGCTACCTATGCGTAGACTTGAGTAGGTTTGAAAGAACGGAGGAAGGTACCCCGGAGCCGGTTGCAACATTCCAGCTGGAATCCAGTGCGACGTCCCACAGCAAGCAATTGATCACGTAAAGCGGAAAAGATATCAATGCTGACAACCGAATTTTTGACTCGTCCCAAGATTTCTTCAGGATCAACGTAATAGAGGTCACTACCGTTGCCCGCAATGTCTCCTCGTAAGGGATTAGTGGACCGCCCGCCGATCCAGTTGCCCAAAATTAAACAACGGCGAACCACATTCATGAGATCACTCAAATGGTATGGTCCTGTTTGAACCACCAAACTCGCCGGAAGGGCTTGAGGAAGTTGTTTGATAGCCGGACGGTAATCCAAGGCGGTCGATGATACGTTTAGTTCACTGGCGGAAGCTTGATTTAACACGAACGATCGTAAAATTCCGTCTTGGATAAGCGGCTGCACACAAGCGAGATGACCTTCATCATCGTACAAACTGGTTCCGGCTAATGTGGGATCGCTAATTAAGGAGAAATAGGGCGATAAAACCTGTTCATCAAATCCTGTCTTCCCATGGGCTACAATGGTTGATTAAATGCGGATCGCTTAGCCGGGATAGGACGGGCAAGAGCAAGCTCATGCCTACGGTAGGCAGAAACACGATAGGACATTGTCCATCGGGGATGGCAATCTGCTTTTCTGTCCATTGTTTCTTCACATCCGGTCGCAGGCTTGGGCTGCTGACGTCAGAAGGCCCGGATTTGATCTTCAGTATAATAGCGAGGGCCCGTTCATACGGCCGGCGGGCTTGAGAGGTCCCTCCCGATCTCAACGTCGAATGGTCTTGATGTTGACCCCAAACAGATGGGCCACCTCATGACGGGTTCGTGGGCGTTCTATGGCGCATATTATACAGTTATAGGCGCAGGGGAGAAAGCTAGACTACAACTCCTTATAGAATTCCGCCATCATCTCTTTACATTACATTAAGGAATTGCTGTAACCGGTAAAGTTCTCTAACATGTGCCAAAGCGCACCTGATGGGTCTTTAACCACCTTCGATACGAGACGGATAAGCGATCAGCTCGAATATGCAGTTCCCGGTCATCTAAGGGCAGTAATTTGGGAATTTGTGA
The Sulfobacillus thermosulfidooxidans DNA segment above includes these coding regions:
- a CDS encoding metallopeptidase TldD-related protein, which encodes MVAHGKTGFDEQVLSPYFSLISDPTLAGTSLYDDEGHLACVQPLIQDGILRSFVLNQASASELNVSSTALDYRPAIKQLPQALPASLVVQTGPYHLSDLMNVVRRCLILGNWIGGRSTNPLRGDIAGNGSDLYYVDPEEILGRVKNSVVSIDIFSALRDQLLAVGRRTGFQLECCNRLRGTFLRSFKPTQVYA
- a CDS encoding peptide ABC transporter substrate-binding protein produces the protein MKKVSPFILGTTILGLLSAGCGQSSTTAQSSTPTSPAPSTVVVALPVQTAPNWFFPVLASTGFTDTNSQMNFMMYKPLVYISKTDGIDYAKSLATNIQYNSSGTRYIITLGSKYRWSNGRPVTAQDVVFTWDIIKAASENNAPWSYGGAGGGGIPSDWTSVQAVGSNKVVVTLAHPANQSWFIHNGLAQIIPVPKSAWDKYPGNMNQELTYIKSIANVPTAAPFKIVDGPFQFSQMQPNNYWAFTPNPHYGGKKATIKKIEFQYETSSANEFAGLKTGTVDVGYLPPSLWDSKSSLSHVDRYWSGYAFGFNMARVNQSPDALGGLGPVFSQRYVRAALEMGIDQEGIINSFYHGQGVTEDGPVPSKPPTQFYDSALSQAPYPFNPQAGKKLLEEHGWHMVNGVMTKNGIKLAFPLIYTSGSNTITDVVQLVKTDWAKEGIQVTLVPAPFDNVIQTMHSNPAKWDAAFWGGGWTYQPDYYPTGGELFATGSAANAGHYNSATMNRLIQASYAPGSPAQTKRALFAYEAWAVKDIPYLWFPWIAQFNETANTVHHVESTFNPITDLYYPNYWTTTK
- a CDS encoding RNA-guided endonuclease InsQ/TnpB family protein codes for the protein MRRSHQIALDPNNKHATYFAKACGVARFAYNWGLAQWKRQYEAGEKPTQASLRRQLNAIKREQFPWMLEVTKNAPQMALIHLGNAFQRFFRGDAKSPTFKQKGVHDRFTLTNDQVAVSDKRIRIPHLGWVRMRETLRFSGKIMSATISRKADKWYVSITVDTEETPAMCENQAIVGVDLGVNRLATLSDGTFVTGAKPHQALLNRLRRLSRSLSRKHKGSKNRAKAQLKFAKLHAKIANIRHDALHKLTTRLANQYGVIVVEDLNVKGMMANHRLARAVGDRGFHELRRQLAYKTSMRGGQLIIVDRWFASSKICSECGTKQKNMPLSIREWTCPECGTHHDRDVNAARNLMKWAVSSTVTACGEDVRPAIAEAASTKQEFNVKATYA